A segment of the Cervus elaphus chromosome 24, mCerEla1.1, whole genome shotgun sequence genome:
GCAGGCGCCAAGCACGCACAGCCATAAGGCAGCCAGCAGGCTGCGAACTGGCCCACGGCCAGCGCCGGAGCCAGGGCTGCTTTGCCCCAGCGCGGGCGAGGCCGGAGGGGCGGCAAGATGGAGAGGCGACTGTCCAGAGAGTCGGAGCGCGGCCGGGACCCGCGTGCGGGCCGTGGGGGCCGCAGGGCGGCCCGGCGCGCCACGAGGAAGATGCTGCCGTAGGCGCCGAGCAGCAGGAGGGCGGGCAGCGCGAAGGCCAGCAGCGCCCAGAGCGGCCGGAAGGGCCCGAGGCCCCCGGCCAGGACCGAGCAGCGAGCCGGGGCCGGGGGCGGTGCGGGCGGCGGCCCGAGCAAAGAGAGCGCGCCCAGCAGCCCGGCCGCCGCCCACACGGCCGTGAGCACGAGGGTGGGCGGAGGCCGCGCGCCGGGCCGCAGCGGATGAACTATGAGGCGGTAGCGCGCCAGGCCGAGCGCCGCCACGCCGAGCGTGCAGGCGGGCAGCAGCGCCGCCGAGAGGAAGCGCGCCGCGCGGCAGGGTGCGGGGCCCAGGCGCACGCGGCCCAGCCCCGGCGGCGGAGCGGCCAGCAGGCCCAGCGGCATGATGGAGGCGGCCGCCAGCAGGTCCACGACGCACAGGTGCACGAGGTAGAGGGCGTCGCGCAGTCCCGGCGTGCGCAACACCACCACCAGCAGCGCGCCGTTGCCCAGCAGTGCCGCCGCCTCCACGAGAGCCGCCAGGATCAATCCCATCGAGGCTGCGACTTCTGGGGCGCTCAGCCCTGTGGCGTTGGCCATTCGAGTGCTCAGGCTTCGCCCTGTgctgggaggcagagagagagagagagatggagctttcccctccccgccccccagtaCCCTCATTCCCTTCACCCACCACCCATCCCTTGCTCCTCTGGCCTCTCACCTCACAGGCTGCCCAGGCGCTGGCTCAGACGCCCTGGCTGCCATCCTTCTGGGGGTTTGGCTGGCCCCATGGAAGGGTGCAAGCCGGGGACTGTGGCTCTCTCCTCCACACCAGCGACTCAGCCCCTGCTGGAGATGGTACCGGCTGTCACTCTGATGCTGCCCTTTGGAGACACACAGAGCTGGCAAGGGAGGGGCAGGGCCTGGCACCGGCCCCCTGGGTCCTAGCAGCTGCCagctggaggctggaggctgTGCTGTGGAAATGCTGGGGGTGCCTGGGGAGGGGGGCCCAGAGCAGCCATAGGCTGGAGTGCAGACTGAGGACGTTAGAGTGTAGGCTTTGGAGTCAGCCAGGTCCTATTCTGCCTTTTCCAGGCAGAAAATCTGCTCTCTTGTGCCATCCCCCTCAATGAGGGTAACTGGATCATTCAACCTTGGTACTGAGGGGAAACTGAGGTATCAGGGACACAAGAGCTGGAGCTGGGAGACCGCTAAGTACCCTCTGGTCCTCAGGAGGGTTAGTTCTCTAGGTAAAGTGATGGGGGAAGCAGAggacttggcacatagtaggttgCTCAGCTGGTATTAGCTTGGCACAGAATAGGTGCTCCAAGCCACTGTGGAATTAATGAGAGGAAGCCTTATAGGCAACTAAAGGCTATTTTGGGTTGTTTTTGCTGTTAGCAAATGAGTTTGCTTCTGCTAAGAATACCCAGAGTTTTCTTTAGGAAGCTACCTTCCCCAACTCTCAGGACACGTGGTTTGGTTCAGATCCTAACCTTTCATATCATACTCCAGGCACAAAAACCCAGCCTTAGCCATGGTATGGCACCCCCCGAAAAAGGTATTGGCTCAGGGAAAGATGTGTGACTCCAGTGGGGTCATGTCGCCCAGTCCCATGGCAAAACCCCATCTATACCCTGATAGCTTGCATTTGTGTCTGAAGCTCCTTCCTCTCTGTGAACCCCAGTCTGGATACCCAGGTGCCTCTTCAACATCACTCCCAGTACAGAAGCTACTGGGCATCTCAAAAGCTCTATACCTCAACACAGGACCTGACTCATGACCCCCGACCCCAACTTTCTCCACAGAATCCTCCCCTTCTTAGTAAATGCCATCTCAGAAGTTTCCATTGACACCTCCCTTTCCCACTCACCCTACATCCAAACGATCAACCTGTGTAAATTCAGCCATGTCTCACCACCATTATGTTCCCAGGCACTGCCACCCCTCACCTGGACCACTGCAGCATCTTCCTCACCCATCTCCTGATCTTCGTTCCTGCACCTCATGGTGGTCATTTGTCTGTTTGCCCTTAGATCCACTCCCGAATTCCCCAGCACTGCTCTGCCTGCCAAGAAACTgatttcccaggctcctctgtcagttgGTTTTGGGGTATATTCAGCCAGTGGGAGCTACCAGCAGAACTGGAGGGTGGCAGGAGGGAAGAAGCCAGGGTACTTTTCCTCTCATGCTCAGCCTGGATCTACCTCTAGATCCGCCTCTGTGGAAGACTTCATCTCCCTCCATAGTCCTGGCTTCCTTCAGGCAGCCCCCTCTGGGGTTCTGGCACCTGCTGGGGGTGCCCAGTCTTGGGCATTGGAATTCCATTATCCTTCCAACCTAAGAATGGTAGCAACTTCCTGCTATTGCTAATCCCGGGATTGACTCACCAGCCCCTCTGATAGTCCAGCTCCTTCTTTGTATCAAATTCCTCTTGTCTGGAATACATAGAGTGATTTGTGTTTTGTTGATTGGATCTTGACAACATAGATCCACTCTGTATGCAGCTGGCCAAAGTGGATCTCTCTAAAGACAAATCGGATCAGGTCACGATCCTGCACTCATCTCTCCAAGAGCGTCCCATCATCAAAATAGACTCAGCCCCTCTGTGCTGAGATTGCCTTCTCCTCACCTTTCTGATCTCACCCGCCTCCTCCTTGCCTCCCATACTTCCAGCCATGCAGTCTTTGTGCTGGTCCCACATGTCAGACTCCTTTCCCCTTGAGGAAGTTTGCATTTGCTGTTTCTTCCATCAGAACACCCTTCCCCCAGATCTCTTAATGACTCGCCCTCTCACCTAATTCAGGTCTCTGCCTTCAGTGACCATCCTTCCTAAAATTGTTCCACTTTCCCATCACTACTTCTTTaaccctgttttatttttcttactggcCCTTTTCCTACTTGAAATTGTATTTCATATCTACGCACGTGCTGCTTAGAGCCTGTTTTACTAGAATGCAAGCCCCTTGGTAGCAGGGACCTTATCTGTGTCTTGCTTGTGTCTGTGCCTCACAGGCACACAGTCCACACCGGCACGGATCAGAGTGGCAGACAACAGGGCATGGATCTCTGGGTTTAGCTCACCTGCTGCTGGAATTTGAAGGGCCCTGGGCCAGTTCTCTGTTATTTGGATGAGATTGGTGCTCAGAGAGGGAAGGCATGTGTTCTAGATTACCCAGCTGAGTTGTACCTGGAATCTGGGTCACCTGCTTCCTATGCTCTGTCCACACAGTCACTACTTCCCGTACCTGATCACAACTTTGATGTGGGTATTTGCCTCTAGGCGGTGAATCTGAGGTCCTGgttcagaggaaggagagggcaTTGGCTTTCCCACTGCCCAGTTAGGCCTGTAGGGCCTAGGGAGGACTCAGCAGGACCAGATGGGAAAGCAGATGAGAACAGGTGCCTGGGGAAGGCAATAGGCAGGGATGGGGACTATGGTGGGTTGGGGAGTGCATTCTCCCTCCAAAATCGTTCAACTAAATTAACAGTGAAAACATTTTGTagtttatcatctttttttttttttcccaaaaaggaATGCAGGGAGGATAAACCAGAAACTACAGTAGGTTGGTGGGCATGGAGCATGGAGTGAGAGGGCTAGGAGAAGAACACTCTTCTGAGCACAGATTTGGACAGACTGGATTTTGGAGGACCATATTAATGGTCTGtgtgttgaaaaaaataaaaataaacaaagatgaGAAAGCCCCCTAAAAGTGAATATATTTAGAAACAAATGAACGTACCTGCATTTCAAATGAATAACCACCACGATGAAGGGAAATAAATAACTAATCCAAGTAATATTGGAACCTGTGTTCAAATTGTTGCTTTGACCATTGAACTTCAGTCTAAAGACAAAAAAGTTAGCTTGAATAGGTTTGATAAAATCTTGAACTCTACTTAGCAAGTTTGTTTTTAACAATGGTTATGGGTACAGCAATTCTGAAACTGCTTTTGTGTGGGATTAAGCAAATAAGTAAATGATTTGAGGTTGATGTGAACCAAGGTTCTGACTATAGGGGAAGGGAGTATAATTATagatttggggaagaatggaaggACACATTGGAAttggagaaacagagagagatgtGTTTATTTACATGTACATATTTCCTAGTCCTCTTTGCTACCAGGACTTAAAAGCAATGACACGCAGTTCCAAGGAGCATACCTCTGCCCAGATATTGGATTCTCAATATCATCCCCTGCTCTGGGGAACCCCtgtggagaaatggctgattctaggtttgtacaagatgagcctggaacatcATGTAATAACCAGAACATAAGGAAGTGCTCACAAAATAGTGTAGACACAGGAGTTAGCCTGAAGGACCTTCTGCTGGCCAAAGCAGGGACAATTTGAGGATCAAAACAGTAACCATAATGGATTGGAACCCACTGAATATAATCGGAACCCACAGGTCCATACTgataataaggaaagaaaggtgACTGTTACtaataaatatagaagaaatGATGGAATTAGATAAAAATTTGCAACCATCTTAGCAAAAATTCATTAAAGTCACCAATTTCAGGTAAAAATCGTCACTAAATGTAAAAGCTAGTAGGTGAAAGTTGATAAGGAATGGGACATTTACACCTCAAAATATTTCCCCACAGATTACTGATCAATTACAAATGGAGGAAATGATAACTTCCTAGTGGAACAACCTGGTGGACACGACTTTGAGCAATCAAAGTTACATCACCAAGGATGGGATATGTCCCTCCTGATATAGTACACCAAGGACATGTCATTCACGTAATGTTCCTGCCAAACTGCAATGCCTGAATCTAATTATTGCAAAATATCAGACAAACATGAACTGAGAGAGTCTATAAAACAACTGACCTGTACTCTTTAGGAGTGTCAAGAGTGTCAAAAGTtatggagggaaaagaaaaggctcAAAAATGGTTTCAgattaaaggaaatcaaagagaATGACAACAAAATGCAGGGTATGACCAAGCACTGGATCCTGACCTGCTGTCTAGGGTCTGCTCCTCTCGTTtgtggacagagtaacctgggtTGATAATTACCATTCCTTTCATGACAGCAGAGTTGAACCCCTCACAAATATTCTCAACTCATTTATAATAGATAAAAGACACACATGGGTGTTTGGTGGCAAGACACGGGAAATGCTTGATTTGCCTGGCTGTGTCTGGACTGAAGAAATCACCAGATGGGTCCCCACATGACTAACAGCTCTGAGTGGATGGGAAGGGTCCCTTTCAGAGGCTCAATGATCAGAGGAGGACAGTTGTTGCAAGGACCAACATAGACTGTGACCACAGTGGGTGGGAGTGTGTGTATGACTATGTGAGTGTGAGTGGTCACTCCCTGGAGTGGGGCTGGAAATGCTGTGCGGTGTGGTGAGTTGCCCTGGAGAGCAAGGAGGCCCAGGCCTGGTGCAGCTATGGCACAGACAAGCAGAGGCCAGGGAGTACGCCAATACAATGTTTAATAAACTTGCCTGTGCATGCCTGATGTGCAGTCTACCtctcttgtttattcatttattttttgccactaatcttgtgggatcttagttccccaaccaggggtcgaacctgtgcaccctgcagtgaaagcagagtcttaaccactggaccgccagggaaatccaTCATCTCACCTCTCTTGGATGGACAGTTAGGTCAGAGTGGATGGCCTGGGTGGATGTGGGACCCACCCACTTTCAGTTTGTGCCCCTCTAACTACACAGCCTTGAATAGGCTGCTGCATTCATGTTGCAGTCCATCACACCCATCACCTTAGGAGGTGAGACTGAGGCCACAGCCATGCCAGAACCAACAGAGAGGGGATCACTGGACCACAGGAGGGAGATGTGAGAGCAGGAAGTGGATATGGGATTGAGGATGATGGTCGAGCTCCTGGCAGGGGGCGGGAGGGTTGGGTGGACAGCTCAGAGGTGAATCTCTAGCAGGTAGCGCAGGCGGCACTGGCTCTCCTGGTAGATGAGATATTCGCTCTGGGAAAAGCTGGAGCTTCTGAACTCTGGGCAGGGCATGGGCTGGCCCTGGGGCACCACTACTCGCTGGCCATCTAGCTCCAGCTCAGTGTCCTGGGTTGGATCTGCAGGGCACAGCAAAGGCCATGGGTGACCCAAGGGCCACTGGTCCTTGGCTTTACCAGTTAGTCCCACCCCCTATGCTCTTCTATCATAGGGAGTGCCCACTCGTTCCCCCCAGCCAACCTCCAAACTGCTGCACAGGGTGGGCCTTCTGCCTAGAATCTCCTCCCCCatttctctgcctggaaaatgcttGCTCATTTTTCCACGCTCAGTCAATGACACCTCTTCTTTGAAGCCCTCCTGGGTGCCCAGGAATGATCTGTTGAACCAGTGAGCGTATGTTGAATGACAAAGTGAAGGACTACGGTGAGGAAGCCGGCTTCTTCTTGTCCTTCT
Coding sequences within it:
- the GPR62 gene encoding G-protein coupled receptor 62 encodes the protein MAARASEPAPGQPVSTGRSLSTRMANATGLSAPEVAASMGLILAALVEAAALLGNGALLVVVLRTPGLRDALYLVHLCVVDLLAAASIMPLGLLAAPPPGLGRVRLGPAPCRAARFLSAALLPACTLGVAALGLARYRLIVHPLRPGARPPPTLVLTAVWAAAGLLGALSLLGPPPAPPPAPARCSVLAGGLGPFRPLWALLAFALPALLLLGAYGSIFLVARRAALRPPRPARGSRPRSDSLDSRLSILPPLRPRPRWGKAALAPALAVGQFAACWLPYGCACLAPAAQAAAAEAAVTWIAYSAFAAHPFLYGLLQRPVRRTLGRLARRALPRSPRACTSRAWHPRALLQRLQRPPEGPALGASEAPEQGRDLTGRESLSMSEAT